The proteins below come from a single Gossypium raimondii isolate GPD5lz chromosome 2, ASM2569854v1, whole genome shotgun sequence genomic window:
- the LOC105787566 gene encoding uncharacterized protein LOC105787566, with protein sequence MASGFGESTSRPPPSPPCSGSTDNANDAGGFECNICFELAQDPIVTLCGHLFCWPCLYRWLHHHCHCHECPVCKALIQEEKLVPLYGRGKNHTDPRSKLYPGMEIPNRPTGQRPATAPPPPPEANPFGNYGFGLMGGFVPMATTRIGNFTMGFGGLLPSLFNIQSHGFPDATVYGTTSGFPFGYNTVHGGHPHWFPQPPTTRGQQADNVLKNLLLLIGVFVVLALLYW encoded by the coding sequence ATGGCGAGCGGTTTTGGGGAATCAACAAGCAGACCACCCCCAAGTCCGCCTTGCTCGGGTAGTACTGATAATGCTAACGATGCCGGTGGTTTTGAATGCAATATCTGCTTCGAGTTAGCTCAAGACCCGATCGTCACTCTTTGCGGTCACCTCTTTTGTTGGCCGTGTCTATACAGATGGTTACACCATCATTGTCATTGCCATGAATGCCCTGTTTGCAAAGCCCTCATACAAGAGGAAAAACTCGTTCCACTTTACGGTAGGGGCAAAAACCATACTGATCCACGTTCAAAATTGTATCCCGGCATGGAAATCCCTAACCGTCCCACAGGGCAAAGACCAGCAACCGCTCCTCCTCCTCCCCCAGAAGCCAATCCATTTGGCAATTACGGGTTTGGACTAATGGGAGGTTTTGTTCCAATGGCAACCACCAGGATCGGTAACTTCACAATGGGATTTGGAGGCTTATTGCCATCATTGTTTAACATCCAGTCCCATGGATTCCCAGATGCTACTGTGTACGGAACAACTTCGGGGTTCCCTTTTGGGTACAATACGGTTCATGGCGGTCATCCTCATTGGTTTCCCCAGCCGCCAACCACTCGAGGACAGCAAGCAGATAATGTGTTGAAGAATCTTCTTTTATTGATTGGGGTCTTCGTAGTCCTTGCTCTGCTATATTGGTGA
- the LOC105787565 gene encoding elongation of fatty acids protein 3-like, whose amino-acid sequence MISGVTNYLSQHPSIVAFRWSHTQSWGSTWSFLVTSIAFYLIVSVMTHLFLCLLVRRGKPVSLGPIPALHSLMMSVVSAIIFAGILLSTAAEIKETRWFWRRTKTPFQWLLCFPLGTRPSGRVFFWSYIFYLSRFLHMFRTIFSIFKTRKLTFFHLFNNSILTIMSFIWLEFSQSFQVLAILFTTLVYSAVYGYRFWTAIGLRSACFPFVLNCQIVLLSCNLVCHIGVLTLHFMKGGCNGIGAWVLNSVLNGVILLLFLKFYVQSRRKKFGRNGEIGKDKDL is encoded by the coding sequence ATGATCTCCGGCGTTACGAATTACCTTTCCCAACACCCATCAATTGTTGCTTTCCGTTGGAGTCATACACAATCATGGGGTTCAACATGGTCGTTCCTCGTCACGTCTATAGCTTTTTACCTTATCGTCTCCGTCATGACGCATCTGTTTTTATGCCTCCTCGTCCGCCGTGGTAAACCGGTTTCTTTAGGTCCGATCCCGGCGTTGCATAGTTTGATGATGAGTGTTGTTTCGGCTATCATATTCGCCGGAATCCTCCTTTCCACCGCCGCAGAAATAAAAGAAACCAGATGGTTTTGGCGGAGAACAAAAACCCCATTTCAATGGCTTCTTTGTTTCCCACTCGGAACCCGTCCCTCTGGCCGTGTATTTTTCTGGTCATATATCTTTTACCTTTCTCGGTTCCTCCATATGTTCCGTACAATCTTCTCCATTTTTAAAACCAGAAAACTCACCTTCTTCCACCTTTTCAACAACTCCATTTTAACCATTATGTCTTTCATTTGGCTTGAATTCTCACAATCGTTTCAAGTATTGGCTATTTTATTCACCACCCTCGTTTACTCCGCCGTGTACGGCTACCGGTTCTGGACGGCGATCGGGCTGAGAAGTGCTTGTTTCCCTTTTGTCCTTAATTGTCAAATTGTGTTATTAAGCTGCAATTTGGTGTGTCATATTGGAGTTTTAACGTTACATTTTATGAAAGGTGGGTGTAATGGAATTGGAGCTTGGGTTTTAAACTCTGTTCTAAATGGGgttattttgttattgtttttgaaattttatgttcaGAGCAGAAGGAAAAAATTTGGCAGAAATGGTGAAATTGGGAAAGATAAAGATTTGTGA